A genomic window from Anas platyrhynchos isolate ZD024472 breed Pekin duck chromosome 13, IASCAAS_PekinDuck_T2T, whole genome shotgun sequence includes:
- the BSN gene encoding protein bassoon isoform X5, with product MQRALGMDMTTAPRSKSQQQLHSPSPSPSHSPAKLPAGQEKTPAPPQTSARPGATAAVPLPETPKPQTAAPQREQHGQPKAAAPQEAARSSPQHHQAKPSSSEQRKAVGDPKPPAPGAGAPEQPQEGLTGKLFGFGASLLTQASTLMSVQPEAPAPSQQSSGKVPPKIVFSDASKEAGPKAPGAQSRAGAAPAAKAGKPEPGVKPKEVPKARVLCPLCKAEINVGSGEPPNYNACTSCRQQVCNMCGFNPTPHLVEKNEWLCLNCQTQRLLEGSLADPAPVPMPAPKQPASGSPRHQPPAAVPRAPAPPEPAAPPDRQPSPARSLRAPEQSPAPSPAPEKKPPAPAEEKPLPKAAPEPSPAPKGKSVSTKPEGESKVGRVLPEAQRTKEQEDVGKPYPPDLSRSPQSLSDTGYSSDGISSSQSEITGLVQQEEEKLSGTGLAGQSPPSPSELTKLESSMRPLLEARGGPAEPSKGSEQREEQRQRQRPRYLSITPEAFDSDEELEDILEEDEDSLEWENQREQRESMESSDEFGSKLRHDYVEDSSEGGFSPVPPHPKGREEVSDEEFMRRQILEMSAEEDNLEEEEEEGGYGRTKYSAAKADAEKSKEPPLAKRHLPHGASSLYKEERKELEAAEGDDMSTAQGGLRRFKTIELNSTTGYGREMEMSQDADTSLEREPELEMESLTGSPEERSRGEYSSTLPATTPSYTSGTSPTSISSLEEDSDSSPSRRQRLEEVKQQRKARHRSHGPLLPTIEDSSEEEELREEEELLREQEKMREVEQQRIRSTARKTKRDKEELRAQRRRERSKTPPSNLSPIEDASPTEELRQAAEMEELHRSSCSEYSPSIDSEAESFDAVASKLYKSGSEYNLPTFMSLYSPTEKVESGPSQPASKPLKSAEEAYEEMMRKAEMMQKQQIQQAQQGVSYGSTYQQVGYRGTEGQNGFEYQYAEEYGYEGSAAHPSQPDYPGTLSKPGAVYEEILQTSQSIARMHQSSSFDLALEQGDKKKGQEEAYQEKHFLNAESAYAELMKQNGGPLTPGTSPTQLSAPVSFSASEGSKAIPDVQVTQHFTKEGQDWAKLQGTPAAPSPGPKPLTAPYAYSKATGAVTTAAAGPASTAQIYSSAEPTASPARSYGPVKSSISYGSQTEDVSRSKAAVETGVQMAREKLQAVSDSKPPPAKTYPFFKSSSPPLSPTSPTQSPTRAVPRAAAPPGPTTKSTAEFSTQTQSPLLAYDVPATTGTSASSPMVAQGTQTPHRAGSPRLARQQSSQDSPFMLITLAADAASQTKPPSSSESPTSSPTRTSRQMIPHGYGQEPEQPLGAYVRAQHGKEQAQKVPVTSGTDGIAGLYGWGALPAENISLCRISSIPGTSRVEPGPKVPSGSAVDLRTALKSAPIIITDQGMDLTSLATEARKYCLTLDQLPSRQSTAIQPLIINLNAQEQPHAIIAAASTAGLAIASPMLISQPKQPVVYGDPFQSRMDFGQGTGSPVCLAQVKQVEQGVQTGAVRASGAAGPTPAGKPEPAAPPQAKFSRYSLPSQMVKKDVLITQTSIAQSSSGVPQPFPQEQGSELYRAVPVELKTQSPLLALGGKKSQVMMVQVEDVAGGPVTKVLKEEPPANVLDLTGVKAESQVACCDVVYKFPFGSSCTGAFNPTSKMPEKKAGDAVPSRKAGGPLYGSREPELPETFPYREQPAPALYEEQKFYPTGTFGRLYSSMSDTNLSEIGMNYYPPKGDQPFPASEAAVDLSTMKHSYSVGFAEGGYLGQGLQYGSFSDLRQPTELLGHPLPMRRYSSASNIYSDYRYSPRGDLASFQESSLAHYSATTAREISRMCAALNSMDQYGGRHANGPDVLPYGPSSGSGGLAAQPGGAVAPKPGGMFNPNVPEARQGFGSLAQYNVPSVRLGAIRQMFPSSATVRAADGMIYSTINTPIASTLPITTQPASVLRPMLRGLYRPYGPAGVAAVPLASLARMPVVTPRVPLAPQSLYRYPAPSRLPASSLMETPVYLGKPGSAAAGTGPAAKAPAGPAAGLQRAEASGAAPRAEGPAAGAKEGGQAAPSSKPPLEEREREEERQRKQQEHVLQLERERVELEKLRQLRLQEELERERAELQRHREKEQLLVQRELQELQCIKQQVLQQQQEERHAQLALQREQLAQQRLQLEHIHQLQHQLQQQLEEQKRQKSTFPSAAEPAARPPEGPAEAPRGPAHNGQGWPPPGQALPGGPEGAAGPRYPAPQRPLSSSASDMSLQAEESWEPGRGIKKRNSMPRLRDAYEKEAARKTADSSVQTDEEDGEERYLLSRRRRSRRSTDCSVQTDEEDSGEWEQPVRRRRSRPSRHAEASAEGKADGTARCTASIGIQTISDCSVQTEPDQLLRVSPSIHITTHDPRVEIVKYISAPEKTQRGESLACQTEPEPPPQPGIVVPQLTVPTTITPYSTNMQMVSTGPLDPHAVRQQTLGKFEKKKPDPLEIGYQSHLPADSLSQLVTRQPPRSPQVLYSPVSPLSPHRLLESSFATSERLNKAHVPPQKHFADSAQRQQTLPRPIKTMQRSLSDPKPISPTSEEAGKDRFSLYQHPLLPGTQVGGLQSSPLARKVKRTLPSPPPEEPHVPLGSPATPQLYLGSLAPKAPPGAPVTKASLLKELDRDLKLVEHESTKLRKKQAELDEEEKEIDAKLKYLELGITQRKESLLKDRGTRDHPYLRGLTDRRDYLSDSELHSLRLAAYDSASLRPAPAAQYPDFAAASYGAYPYPAPPGPPAFQPTRPQPPQFPAASTAQDSLQAAPLPAFASPGAFPAPGAAYTELGTPAQPGFRPQNPYQAQGAFAGTAAVPAAQPALFQSPSDTHQKPRQTSLAELEQKIPTNYEVIGAATSSSAVPDATFSAAAVSSGYEQYKAPEARPAERAGVTQGPSASFSSESLYTNLEQNIPRNYVMIEDISELTKESPAVDGQKAEPGGTGANGRHGKEKSELGDAEGSGRPCCYAKAEEESEEDIYDHHGPEHRGKNSYHRGVESNGRVSGSSAGSYYYGDGEYRHSSRADKHGSGVALPKHSSKNLAPAVVSSKRSKHRKQGMEQKISKFSPIEEAKDVESDLASYAVTTSVSSSNVASRAKKLQDEITYGLKKNVYEQQKYYGVSSRDLVDEEERVYSTGSRTRSSGYGLEKSSGRDTVSRSKSYEREGAERSQKGSSKPSSLSMSQSRGRAPVRTQPSEEESPISPLGKSVGGSRSAGGPGPQSSGDPCSQFCSSHSLPDVQEHIKDVPRNHSYKHEEGYGMDDSHCVVSDSEAYHLGQEETDWFDKPREVRSERVRHYGGHSSSQKRPPAKHTYHDYDELPDEDPWQHDDYPQHREHRHHGDYGRHAASSRHDEQPRRSAKQHPREPGRHEPRGHAPPATAKKAQQPEPRGTAPYGPSASEYAPPSRPATHHHGAEPQKTPKTPQPHGAPAPAQKSEAPTPAQQPAGRQQQAGQQAARQQPAARQAAQPAGSAQPRTQGPASSRPPQQQPGTGQAAGKAPAAPHAQPGGHPGPQQKAEQTDAPKPAVKVPQQPGRAPTAQPPGAAADSKVGPRAAGPRGPASTGTGQPGVEGESVFSKILPGGAAEQAGKLTEAVSAFGKKFTSFW from the exons ATGCAGAGGGCGCTGGGGATGGACATGACCACTGCCCCGCGCTccaaaagccagcagcagctgcactcCCCCTCGCCGTCTCCGTCCCACTCCCCAGCCAAGCTCCCGGCGGGCCAGGAGAAGACCCCGGCACCCCCCCAGACAAGCGCCCGTCCTGGTGCCACCGCCGCTGTCCCACTGCCGGAGACCCCCAAGCCGCAGACGGCTGCACCGCAGAGGGAGCAGCACGGCCAGCCAAAAGCCGCCGCTCCTCAGGAAGCGGCAAGGTCCTCCCCGCAGCACCATCAAGCAAAACCTTCCTCCTCCGAGCAGAGAAAGGCGGTGGgagaccccaaaccccccgcCCCTGGAGCTGGGGCTCCTGAACAACCCCAGGAGGGGCTCACGGGGAAGCTCTTCGGCTTCGGAGCTTCCCTCCTGACCCAGGCGAGCACGCTCATGTCTGTCCAGCCGGAGGCCCCCGCTCCAAGTCAGCAGTCTTCTGGCAAAGTGCCTCCAAAAATCGTCTTCAGCGACGCCAGCAAGGAAGCTGGTCCCAAAGCCCCGGGGGCGCAGAgccgggctggggctgcgcCGGCCGCCAAAGCAGGCAAACCGGAGCCGGGCGTTAAGCCAAAGGAAGTGCCGAAAGCCAGGGTCTTGTGCCCCCTCTGCAAGGCGGAGATCAACGTGGGCTCCGGCGAGCCCCCCAACTACAACGCCTGCACGAGCTGTCGGCAGCAGGTGTGCAACATGTGTGGCTTCAACCCGACACCCCATCTGGTGGAG AAAAACGAATGGCTGTGTCTGAACTGCCAAACGCAGCGGCTGCTGGAAGGGAGCCTGGCGGACCCTGCCCCCGTGCCGATGCCTGCCCCGAAGCAACCTGCCAGCGGCTCCCCCCGCCACCAGCCACCGGCAGCCGTCCCGCGGGCACCCGCGCCCCCCGAGCCGGCAGCGCCCCCCGACCGCCAGCCCTCGCCCGCCAGGAGCCTGCGGGCACCCGAGCAGAGcccggcccccagccctgccccggaGAAGAAGCCCCCGGCGCCAGCAGAGGAGAAGCCGCTGCCCAAAGCCGCCCCGGAGccttccccagcacccaaaGGGAAGAGCGTCAGCACAAAACCGGAGGGGGAGAGCAAGGTGGGACGGGTGCTCCCCGAGGCACAGAGGACGAAGGAGCAGGAG GATGTGGGCAAGCCTTACCCCCCGGACCTGTCCCGCAGCCCCCAGAGCCTGAGCGACACCGGCTACTCCTCAGACGGCATCTCCAGCTCGCAGAGCGAGATCACGGGGctggtgcagcaggaggaggagaagctgagcggcacggggctggcagggcagagccccccgagcccctccGAGCTCAccaagctggagagcagcatGAGGCCGCTGCTGGAGGCTCGGGGGggcccagcagagcccagcaagGGCTCGGAGCAGCGAGAGGAGCAGCGACAGCGGCAGCGGCCCCGGTACCTCTCCATCACCCCCGAAGCCTTCGACTCGGACGAGGAGCTGGAGGATATCCTGGAGGAAGACGAGGACTCGCTGGAGTGGGAGAACCAGAGGGAGCAGCGGGAGAGCATGGAGTCTTCGGATGAGTTCGGCAGCAAGCTGCGGCACGACTACGTGGAGGACAGCAGCGAGGGGGGCTtctccccggtgcccccccaccccaagggCCGGGAGGAGGTGAGCGACGAGGAGTTCATGCGGAGGCAGATCCTGGAGATGAGTGCGGAGGAGGACaacctggaggaggaggaggaggaggggggctATGGGCGCACCAAGTACAGCGCCGCTAAAGCCGACGCAGAGAAGAGCAAAGAGCCCCCCTTGGCCAAGCGGCACCTGCCGCACGGCGCCAGCAGCCTGTacaaggaggagaggaaggagctggaggcagCCGAGGGCGACGACATGAGCACGGCCCAAGGGGGCCTGCGGCGCTTCAAGACTATTGAGCTGAACAGCACGACCGGCTACGGCAGGGAGATGGAGATGAGCCAGGACGCGGACACCAGCCTGGAGCGGGAGCCAGagctggagatggagagcctGACGGGGTCACCCGAGGAGCGCTCCCGCGGCGAGTACTCCTCCACCCTGCCGGCCACAACGCCCAGCTACACCTCGGGCACCTCGCCCACTTCCATCTCCTCCCTGGAGGAGGACAGTGACAGCAGCCCCAGCCGGCGGCAGCGGCTGGAGGAGGtgaagcagcagaggaaggctCGGCACCGCTCGCACGGCCCCTTGCTGCCCACCATCGAGGACTCgtcggaggaggaggagctgcgcGAGGAAGAGGAGCTGCTGCGGGAGCAGGAGAAGATGCGGGAGGTGGAGCAGCAGCGCATCCGGAGCACGGCGCGCAAGACCAAGCGTGACAAGGAGGAGCTGCGGGCGCAGCGGAGGAGGGAGCGCTCCAAGACTCCCCCCAGCAACCTCTCCCCCATCGAGGACGCCTCCCCCACCGAGGAGCTGCGGCAGGCGGCGGAGATGGAGGAGCTGCACCGCTCCTCCTGCTCTGAGTACTCGCCCTCCATCGACTCGGAGGCTGAGAGCTTCGACGCCGTGGCCTCCAAGCTGTACAAGTCGGGCAGCGAGTACAACCTGCCCACCTTCATGTCGCTCTACTCCCCCACCGAGAAGGTGGAGAGCGGCCCCAGCCAGCCCGCCAGCAAGCCCCTCAAGAGCGCCGAGGAAGCCTACGAGGAGATGATGAGGAAGGCAGAGATgatgcagaagcagcagatCCAGCAGGCCCAGCAGGGCGTTTCCTACGGCAGCACCTACCAGCAGGTGGGGTACCGCGGCACCGAGGGGCAGAACGGCTTCGAGTACCAGTACGCGGAGGAGTACGGGTACGAGGGCAGCGCCGCGCACCCCTCGCAGCCCGACTACCCGGGCACCCTGTCGAAGCCGGGTGCGGTGTACGAGGAGATCCTGCAGACCTCGCAGAGCATCGCCAGAATGCACCAGTCCTCCTCGTTTGACCTGGCTCTGGAGCAGGGCGACAAAAAgaaagggcaggaggaggcgTACCAGGAAAAGCACTTTCTGAACGCCGAGAGCGCGTACGCTGAGCTGATGAAGCAGAACGGGGGTCCCCTCACCCCTGGGACCAGCCCCACGCAGCTTTCTGCTCCTGTCTCCTTTTCTGCCTCCGAGGGCAGCAAGGCCATTCCTGATGTCCAGGTCACGCAGCATTTTACAAAAGAAGGACAGGACTGGGCCAAGCTCCAGGGCACCCCAGCAGCGCCCAGCCCCGGTCCCAAGCCCCTGACAGCTCCTTACGCCTACAGCAAAGCTACCGGCGCAGTCACAACAGCGGCAGCCGGCCCCgccagcacagcacagatctacagctctgcagagcccaCAGCCTCACCCGCCAGGAGCTACGGCCCGGTGAAGAGCTCCATCAGCTACGGCTCACAGACGGAGGACGTCTCCCGAAGCAAGGCAGCGGTTGAGACCGGTGTGCAAATGGCCAGGGAGAAGCTCCAAGCGGTGAGCGACAGCAAGCCCCCACCGGCCAAGACGTACCCGTTCTTCAAAAGCTCCAGCCCCCCGCTCTCACCAACGTCTCCTACTCAGAGTCCCACCCGTGCCGTCCCCAGGGCGGCCGCGCCCCCTGGCCCCACCACCAAGTCCACTGCCGAGTTCTCCACGCAGACGCAGAGCCCCCTCCTTGCCTATGACGTCCCCGCCACCACCGGCACCTCCGCCTCTTCCCCCATGGTGGCCCAAGGGACGCAGACGCCGCACCGGGCAGGCTCGCCTCGCCTGGCCCGGCAGCAGTCCTCGCAGGACTCCCCCTTCATGCTGATCACGCTGGCAGCCGATGCGGCCAGCCAAACCAAGCCGCCAAGCTCCTCCGAGTCCCCCACCTCGTCTCCCACCAGGACGAGCCGGCAGATGATTCCACACGGGTACGGCCAGGAGCCGGAGCAGCCGCTGGGTGCATACGTCCGGGCGCAGCACGGGAAGGAGCAAGCCCAGAAGGTGCCCGTGACTTCAGGCACCGACGGCATCGCGGGGCTGTACGGCTGGGGAGCGCTCCCGGCGGAGAACATCTCGCTGTGCCGCATCTCCTCCATCCCCGGCACCTCCCGCGTCGAGCCGGGGCCCAAAGTGCCGAGTGGTAGTGCCGTGGACTTGCGGACTGCTCTGAAGTCCGCCCCCATCATCATAACAGACCAAGGCATGGATCTCACCTCCTTGGCCACCGAGGCCAGGAAGTACTGCCTGACTTTGGACCAGCTCCCAAGCCGGCAGTCCACGGCCATCCAGCCCCTGATCATCAACCTCAAcgcccaggagcagccccacgcCATCATTGCAGCTGCCAGCACCGCCGGCCTCGCCATCGCCTCCCCGATGCTCATCTCCCAGCCCAAGCAGCCCGTGGTCTACGGGGACCCTTTCCAGAGCCGCATGGACTTTGGGCAGGGGACCGGCAGCCCGGTGTGCTTGGCGCAGGTGAAGCAGGTAGAGCAGGGCGTGCAGACGGGCGCCGTCAGAGCCAGCGGGGCAGCTGGCCCCACGCCTGCTGGCAAGCCCGAGCCAGCCGCTCCCCCCCAGGCGAAGTTCTCGAGGTACAGTTTGCCCAGCCAAATGGTGAAGAAGGATGTGCTGATCACGCAGACCAGCATCGCACAGAGCAGCAGCGGCGTCCCGCAGCCCTTCCCACAGGAGCAGGGCTCGGAGCTGTACCGGGCAGTGCCAGTGGAGCTGAAGACCCAGAGCCCGCTCCTTGCCCTGGGAGGGAAGAAGTCCCAGGTGATGATGGTGCAGGTGGAGGACGTGGCAGGCGGCCCGGTGACCAAAGTGCTGaaggaggagcccccagccaACGTGCTGGACCTGACGGGTGTGAAGGCGGAGAGCCAGGTGGCCTGCTGTGACGTGGTCTACAAGTTCCCCTTCGGCAGCAGCTGCACTGGTGCTTTCAACCCCACTTCCAAGATGCCCGAGAAGAAGGCTGGGGACGCGGTCCCCAGCAGGAAGGCCGGAGGGCCCCTCTATGGCAGCAGGGAGCCGGAGCTGCCGGAGACCTTCCCGTACCGGGAGCAGCCAGCGCCTGCTCTCTACGAGGAGCAGAAGTTTTACCCCACCGGCACCTTTGGGAGGCTCTACTCCTCCATGTCAGACACCAACCTGTCCGAAATTGGGATGAACTACTACCCCCCAAAGGGGGACCAGCCCTTCCCTGCCAGTGAGGCTGCCGTGGACTTGAGCACCATGAAGCATTCCTACAGCGTCGGCTTTGCCGAGGGGGGGTACCTGGGCCAGGGCCTGCAGTACGGCTCCTTCTCCGACCTGCGCCAGCCCACCGAGCTGCTGGGCCACCCGCTCCCCATGAGGAGGTACAGCTCGGCCTCCAACATCTACTCCGATTACCGCTACTCGCCCCGAGGGGACCTGGCCAGCTTCCAGGAGTCCAGCCTGGCCCACTACAGCGCCACGACTGCGCGCGAGATCAGCCGCATGTGCGCCGCGCTCAACTCCATGGACCAGTACGGGGGCCGGCACGCCAACGGCCCCGACGTGCTGCCCTACGGCCCCAGCAGCGGCAGCGGGGGGCTGGCAGCTCAGCCGGGGGGTGCCGTGGCCCCGAAACCCGGCGGGATGTTCAACCCTAACGTCCCCGAGGCGCGGCAGGGCTTTGGCAGCCTGGCGCAGTACAACGTGCCCAGCGTGCGCCTGGGCGCCATCAGGCAGATGTTCCCGTCCTCCGCCACCGTGCGGGCGGCCGACGGCATGATCTACTCCACCATCAACACTCCCATCGCCTCCACGCTGCCCATCACCACCCAGCCAGCCTCTGTGCTGCGCCCCATGCTGCGCGGGCTGTACCGACCCTACGGCCCGGCCGGCGTGGCCGCCGTCCcgctggccagcctggccaggaTGCCCGTCGTCACCCCCCGCGTCCCGCTGGCACCGCAGAGCCTCTATCGCTACCCGGCCCCCAGCCGCCTCCCGGCCTCCTCGCTGATGGAGACCCCCGTCTACCTGGGCAAGCCAGGCAGCGCCGCAGCGGGCACCGGCCCCGCCGCCAAAgcccccgccggccccgctgccggcttgcagagagcagaggcctcgggggctgccccccgcgCCGAGGGACCGGCAGCGGGTGCCAAGGAGGGCGGGCAGGCGGCCCCCTCGTCCAAGCCGCCCTTGGAGGAGCGGGAGCGGGAGGAGGAGCGGCAGCGCAAGCAGCAGGAGCacgtgctgcagctggagcgGGAGCGCGtggagctggagaagctgcGGCAGCtgcggctgcaggaggagctggagcgggAGCGCGCCGAGCTGCAGCGGCACCGGGAGAAGGAACAGCTGCTGGTGCagcgggagctgcaggagctgcagtgcatcaagcagcaggtgctgcagcagcagcaggaggagcggCACGCGCAGCTGGCGCTGCAGCGGGAGCAGCTGGCCCAGCAGCGCCTCCAGCTCGAGCACATccaccagctgcagcaccagctgcagcagcagctggaggagcagaagaGGCAGAAGAGCACCTTCCCCAGCGCTGCCGAGCCTGCCGCCCGCCCACCCGAGGGACCCGCCGAGGCACCGCGGGGCCCCGCACACAACGGGCAGGGGTGGCCCCCACCTGGCCAGGCGCTGCCTGGGGGGCCAGAGGGTGCTGCCGGACCCCGCTACCCTGCGCCACAGAGGCCCCTCAGTAGCTCGGCCTCGGACATGTCCCTGCAAGCTGAGGAGTCCTGGGAGCCTGGCCGGGGCATCAAGAAAAGGAACTCGATGCCGCGGCTGCGGGATGCCTACGAGAAGGAGGCGGCGAGGAAGACGGCGGACAGCAGCGTGCAGACAGACGAGGAGGATGGCGAGGAGCGGTACCTGCTGTCACGGCGGCGGCGGTCGCGGCGCAGCACCGACTGCAGCGTGCAGACGGACGAGGAGGACAGCGGGGAGTGGGAGCAGCCCGTGCGGCGCCGGCGCTCCCGGCCATCGCGGCACGCTGAGGCCAGCGCCGAGGGCAAGGCAGACGGCACCGCACGCTGCACGGCCAGCATCGGCATCCAGACCATCAGCGACTGCTCTGTGCAGACAGAGCCCGACCAGCTCCTCCGCGTCTCCCCCTCCATCCACATCACCACCCACGACCCCCGCGTGGAGATCGTCAAGTACATCTCGGCCCCGGAGAAGACGCAGCGGGGCGAGAGCCTCGCCTGCCAGACGGAGCCCGAGccgcccccccagcccggcaTCGTGGTGCCCCAGCTGACGGTGCCCACCACCATCACCCCTTACTCCACCAACATGCAGATGGTGAGCACGGGCCCCCTGGACCCCCACGCTGTCCGGCAGCAGACCCTGGGCAAGTTTGAGAAGAAGAAGCCAGACCCCCTGGAAATCGGGTACCAGTCCCACCTGCCGGCCGATTCCCTCTCCCAGCTGGTGACCCGCCAGCCGCCCCGCTCTCCCCAGGTCCTCTActcccccgtgtcccccctgtccccgcaCCGCCTCCTGGAGTCCTCCTTTGCCACCAGCGAGCGGCTCAACAAGGCTCACGTCCCGCCGCAGAAGCACTTCGCCGACTCGGCCCAGCGCCAGCAGACGCTGCCGCGCCCCATCAAGACCATGCAGCGCTCCCTGTCCGATCCCAAGCCCATCAGCCCCACCTCGGAGGAGGCCGGCAAGGACAGGTTCTCCCTCTACCAGCACCCGCTGCTCCCAGGCACCCAG GTGGGTGGGCTGCAGTCGAGCCCGCTGGCACGCAAGGTGAAGCGCACGCTGCCCAGCCCGCCGCCCGAGGAGCCCCACGtgcccctgggcagcccagccACCCCCCAGctctacctgggcagcctggcccccaaggccccccccggggcaccGGTCACCAAGGCCAgcctgctgaaggagctggacCGTGACCTGAAGCTGGTGGAGCACGAGTCCACGAAGCTGCGGAAGAAGCAGGCGGAGCTGGacgaggaggagaaggagatcGACGCCAAGCTGAAGTACCTGGAGCTGGGCATCACGCAGCGCAAGGAGTCGCTGCTGAAGGACCGGGGCACGCGGGACCACCCCTACCTGCGCGGTCTGACCGACCGCCGGGACTACCTGTCGGACAGCGAGCTGCACAGCCTGCGCCTCGCCGCCTACGACAGCGCCAGCCTGcgccccgcgcccgccgcccAGTACCCCGACTTCGCCGCCGCCTCCTACGGCGCCTACCCCTACCCGGCCCCGCCGGGGCCCCCCGCCTTCCAGCCCAcgcgcccgcagcccccccagttCCCCGCTGCCAGCACCGCACAGGACAGCTTGCAGGCTGCCCCCTTGCCCGCCTTCGCCTCACCCGGCGCCTTCCCGGCCCCCGGGGCCGCGTACACGGAGCTGGGCACCCCGGCCCAGCCGGGCTTCCGGCCCCAAAACCCCTACCAAGCCCAGGGCGCCTTCGCTGGCACAGCCGCTGTGCCTGCAGCGCAGCCCGCACTCTTCCAGAGCCCGTCGGACACGCACCAGAAGCCACGGCAGACCTCGCTGGCTGAGCTGGAGCAGAAGATCCCCACCAACTACGAGGTCATCGGCGCGGCCACCAGCTCCTCCGCCGTCCCCGACGCCACCTTCAGCGCCGCAGCGGTGAGCAGCGGCTACGAGCAGTACAAGGCACCCGAGGCCCGGCCGGCCGAGAGGGCTGGCGTCACGCAGGGCCCGTCGGCCAGCTTCTCCTCCGAGTCCCTCTACACCAACCTGGAGCAGAACATCCCCCGTAACTACGTGATGATCGAGGACATCAGCGAGCTCACCAAGGAGAGCCCAGCTGTGGACGGGCAGAAAGCGGAGCCGGGGGGCACGGGCGCCAACGGCCGCCACGGCAAAGAGAAGAGCGAGCTGGGGGATGCCGAGGGCTCCGGCCGGCCCTGCTGCTATGCCAAAGCGGAGGAGGAGTCCGAGGAGGATATCTATGACCACCACGGCCCCGAGCATCGCGGGAAGAACAGCTACCACCGGGGCGTGGAGAGCAATGGCAGGGTGTCGGGGAGCTCCGCGGGCTCCTACTACTATGGGGACGGTGAGTACCGGCACTCCTCGCGAGCGGACAAGCATGGCTCCGGCGTGGCACTGCCAAAGCATTCGTCCAAGAATCTGGCACCCGCTGTCGTCTCCTCGAAGCGCAGCAAGCACAGGAAGCAGGGCATGGAGCAGAAGATCTCCAAGTTCTCTCCCATAGAAGAAGCCAAAGACGTGGAGTCAGACCTGGCCTCCTACGCTGTGACAACGTCGGTCAGCAGCAGCAACGTGGCCTCCAGGGCCAAGAAGCTGCAGGACGAGATTACCTATGGCCTCAAGAAGAACGTCTACGAGCAGCAGAAGTACTATGGCGTGTCCAGCCGGGACCTGGTGGACGAGGAGGAGCGGGTCTACTCCACTGGCAGCAGAACTCGCTCCTCTGGCTACGGGCTGGAGAAGTCCTCCGGCCGTGACACCGTCAGCcggagcaagtcctacgagcgGGAGGGCGCAGAGAGGTCCCAGAAGGGCAGCTCCAAACCCTCGTCCCTCAGCATGAGCCAgagccggggccgggctccGGTCCGCACGCAGCCCTCGGAGGAGGAGAGCCCCATCAGCCCCCTGGGGAAGTCAGTGGGGGGGTCGCGTTCGGCGGGGGGCCCTGGCCCACAGTCGTCAGGGGACCCCTGCTCCCAGTTCTGCTCCAGCCACTCGTTGCCTGATGTGCAAGAGCACATCAAAGATGTGCCAAGGAACCACTCGTACAAGCACGAGGAGGGCTACGGCATGGACGATTCCCATTGCGTTGTCTCGGACAGCGAAG CCTATCATTTGGGTCAGGAGGAGACAGACTGGTTTGATAAGCCCAGGGAGGTGCGGTCGGAGCGGGTAAGGCACTACGGCGGCCACTCTTCCTCGCAGAAGAGACCCCCGGCTAAGCACACCTACCACGACTACGACGAGCTGCCCGACGAGGACCCGTGGCAGCACGACGACTACCCCCAGCACCGCGAGCACCGGCACCACGGCGACTATGGGCGCCACGCCGCCTCCTCCCGCCACGACGAGCAGCCGCGCCGCTCGGCCAAGCAGCACCCGCGGGAGCCCGGCCGCCACGAGCCCCGTGGCCACGCGCCGCCGGCCACCGCCAAGAAGGCGCAGCAGCCCGAGCCCCGCGGCACGGCACCGTACGGCCCCAGCGCCTCCGAGTACGCCCCGCCGTCACGCCCTGCCACGCATCACCACGGTGCTGAGCCCCAGAAGACGCCGAAGACGCCGCAGCCGCACGGGGCACCTGCCCCGGCGCAGAAATCAGAGGC